In Sorghum bicolor cultivar BTx623 chromosome 10, Sorghum_bicolor_NCBIv3, whole genome shotgun sequence, one genomic interval encodes:
- the LOC8070748 gene encoding growth-regulating factor 2, whose translation MMLSGHGGGRRLFTASQWQELEHQALIFKYMASGAPVPHDLVLPLRLATGVDTAPSLAFPPQPSPSLAYWGCYGAGAPFGRKAEDPEPGRCRRTDGKKWRCSREAHGESKYCEKHIHRGKSRSRKPVEVTSPAAAAYRPSALSISPPRAADAPPPSLAHPHQHLRHGAASAAAAARGAPGQATAGALQLHLDASLHAASPPPSYHRYAHSHAHYTPPPSLFPGGGGGYDYGQSKELREAELRRRHFHALGADLSLDKPLAATAAGSAAAEKPLRRFFDEWPRESGDTRPSSWAGAEDATQLSISIPAASPSDLAASAAARYHNGE comes from the exons ATGATGCTGAGCGGGCACGGCGGCGGGAGGCGCCTGTTCACGGCGTCGCAGTGGCAGGAGCTTGAGCACCAGGCGCTCATCTTCAAGTACATGGCCTCCGGCGCGCCCGTGCCGCACGACCTCGTCCTGCCGCTCCGCCTCGCCACCGGCGTCGACACCGCGCCTTCCCTCGCCTTCCCGCCTCAGCCTTCGCCGTCGC tggcgtactGGGGCTGCTACGGCGCCGGGGCGCCGTTCGGCCGCAAGGCGGAGGACCCGGAGCCGGGGCGGTGCCGGCGGACGGACGGCAAGAAGTGGCGGTGCTCCAGGGAGGCCCACGGCGAGTCCAAGTACTGCGAGAAGCACATCCACCGCGGGAAGAGCCGTTCAAGAAAGCCTGTGGAAGTGACCtcccccgccgccgcggcgtaCCGCCCGTccgcgctctccatctcgccgcCTCGCGCGGCCgacgcgccgccgccgagcctagCCCACCCGCACCAGCATCTCCGCCACGGCGCCGCCTCCGCAGCAGCTGCTGCCCGCGGCGCCCCGGGTCAGGCCACCGCTGGCGCGCTCCAGCTCCACCTCGACGCGAGCCTGCACgcggcgtcgccgccgccgtcctacCACAGGTATGCTCACTCCCACGCTCACTACACACCGCCGCCATCGCTCTTcccgggcggcggcggtggctacGACTACGGGCAATCCAAGGAGCTTCGGGAAGCGGAGCTCAGGCGGCGGCACTTCCACGCGCTCGGGGCCGACCTGAGCCTCGACAAGCCGctggccgccaccgccgccggctCCGCGGCCGCGGAGAAGCCACTGCGGCGTTTCTTCGACGAGTGGCCGCGGGAGAGCGGCGACACGAGGCCGTCGTCGTGGGCGGGGGCGGAGGACGCGACGCAGCTCTCCATCTCCATCCCCGCGGCCTCGCCCTCCGACCTCGCTGCCTCCGCTGCCGCGCGATACCACAACG GGGAGTGA